In a single window of the Bradyrhizobium sp. ORS 285 genome:
- a CDS encoding ABC transporter substrate-binding protein, translated as MLQKHLLSVALGALVTAGMSTVVRAEDTYIPLVSKGFQHQFWQAVKLGAEQAAKAANVKITFEGPETEAMVDKQIDMLSAALAKKPQAIGFAALDSKAAIPLLKKAQAAKIPVIAFDSGVDSDIPLTTCTTDNLAAAGLAADKMAGLIGDAGEVAVVVHDQTSRTGIDRRDGFLKQMKDKHPNITIVSVQYGGGDQLKSTEITKSILQANPNVKGIFGANEGSAIGVLNGVKEMKKKIVVIGYDSGKQQKAAILSGEMAGAITQNPIGIGSCTVDSAVKALKGEKLPKVTDTGFYWYDKSNLNDAKIAAVLYD; from the coding sequence ATGTTGCAAAAGCATCTCCTGAGCGTCGCGCTCGGCGCGCTCGTCACCGCCGGCATGTCGACGGTCGTCCGTGCCGAGGACACCTACATCCCGCTGGTCTCCAAGGGCTTCCAGCATCAGTTCTGGCAGGCGGTGAAGCTCGGCGCCGAGCAGGCCGCGAAGGCCGCCAACGTCAAGATCACCTTCGAGGGGCCGGAGACCGAGGCCATGGTCGACAAGCAGATCGACATGCTCTCGGCCGCGCTCGCCAAGAAGCCGCAGGCGATCGGCTTCGCCGCGCTGGACTCCAAGGCCGCCATTCCGCTGCTGAAGAAGGCGCAGGCCGCCAAGATCCCGGTGATCGCCTTCGACTCCGGCGTCGACAGCGACATCCCGCTCACGACCTGCACCACCGACAACCTCGCCGCAGCCGGCCTCGCCGCCGACAAGATGGCGGGCCTGATCGGCGATGCCGGCGAGGTCGCCGTCGTCGTGCACGACCAGACCAGCCGCACCGGCATCGACCGCCGCGACGGCTTCCTGAAGCAGATGAAGGACAAGCATCCGAACATCACGATCGTCAGCGTGCAGTATGGCGGTGGCGATCAGCTCAAGTCGACCGAGATCACCAAGTCGATCCTGCAGGCCAATCCCAACGTCAAGGGCATCTTCGGCGCCAATGAGGGCTCGGCCATCGGCGTACTCAACGGCGTCAAGGAGATGAAGAAGAAGATCGTCGTGATCGGCTACGATTCCGGCAAGCAGCAGAAGGCCGCGATCCTGTCCGGCGAGATGGCCGGCGCCATCACCCAGAACCCGATCGGCATCGGCAGCTGCACCGTGGACTCGGCGGTCAAGGCGCTCAAGGGCGAGAAGCTGCCCAAGGTCACCGACACCGGCTTCTACTGGTACGACAAGTCCAACCTCAACGACGCGAAGATCGCCGCGGTGCTGTACGATTGA
- a CDS encoding ABC transporter permease, producing MSDPALVKDHKESMATSGAVAALRRRLLGPAALQKLLAFASLVLLMIYFSFASPAFMQTDNMINILQATAVNGVLAIASTFVIITAGIDLSVGTLMTFCAVMAGVFLTYWELPMWTGIVAAIATGALSGALSGTVITKMKVPPFIATLGMMLVLKGLALVVSGSKPIYFTNTENFSMISQDSLLGAIVPDLPIPNAALILIVMAVLASIVLNRTALGRYTFAIGSNEEAVRLSGVNVDRWKIIIYALGGAICGVAGLLIASRINSAQPALGQGYELDAIAAVVIGGTSLSGGTGTILGTIIGAFIMSVLTNGLRILSVAQEWQFVVTGIIIILAVYADMLRRKRA from the coding sequence ATGAGCGACCCGGCACTGGTCAAGGACCACAAGGAGAGCATGGCGACCAGCGGCGCTGTCGCCGCATTGCGCCGCCGGCTGCTCGGACCCGCGGCGCTGCAGAAGCTCTTGGCCTTTGCGAGCCTGGTGCTGCTGATGATCTATTTCAGCTTCGCGTCGCCAGCCTTCATGCAGACCGACAATATGATCAACATCCTGCAGGCGACGGCCGTGAACGGCGTGCTGGCGATCGCCTCGACCTTCGTGATCATCACCGCCGGCATCGATCTGTCGGTCGGCACGCTGATGACGTTCTGCGCCGTCATGGCGGGCGTGTTCCTGACCTATTGGGAGCTGCCGATGTGGACCGGCATCGTCGCTGCCATCGCAACAGGCGCGCTGTCAGGCGCGCTGTCGGGCACGGTCATCACCAAGATGAAGGTGCCGCCGTTCATCGCCACGCTCGGCATGATGCTGGTGCTCAAGGGGCTCGCTCTTGTTGTCTCCGGCAGCAAGCCGATCTACTTCACCAACACCGAGAACTTCTCGATGATCTCGCAGGATTCGCTGCTCGGCGCCATCGTGCCGGACCTGCCGATCCCCAATGCGGCGCTGATCCTGATCGTGATGGCGGTGCTCGCCTCCATCGTTCTCAACCGCACCGCGCTCGGCCGCTACACCTTCGCCATCGGCAGCAACGAGGAGGCGGTGCGGCTCTCCGGTGTCAATGTCGACCGCTGGAAGATCATCATCTATGCTCTCGGCGGCGCGATCTGCGGCGTGGCCGGCCTCCTGATCGCCTCGCGCATCAACTCCGCGCAGCCCGCGCTCGGCCAGGGCTATGAGCTCGACGCCATCGCCGCGGTCGTGATCGGCGGCACGTCGCTGAGCGGCGGCACCGGCACCATCCTGGGCACCATCATCGGCGCTTTCATCATGAGCGTGCTGACCAACGGCCTGCGCATCCTGTCGGTCGCGCAGGAATGGCAGTTCGTGGTCACCGGCATCATCATCATTCTCGCGGTCTATGCCGACATGTTGCGCAGAAAGCGCGCGTGA
- a CDS encoding sugar ABC transporter ATP-binding protein: protein MSAPLISVHGLCKSFPGVRALHNVRFELLAGEVHAVMGENGAGKSTLMKILAGVYRKDSGEILYDGASVDFPGPREAQTAGIGIIHQELQLMNHLTVAQNIFIGREPMKAFGLLLDEDRLNRQAAELLAQLNLAIDPRTVVGGLTVAKQQMVEIAKALSFNSRVLIMDEPTAALNNREIAELFKMIRALKARGVGIVYISHKMDELKQISDRVTVLRDGEYVATLPTATTPIDTIIGMMVGRALSDARIIGAAPPGDVALEVRHLNCGPLVRDVSFTLRKGEILGFAGLMGAGRTEVARAIFGADAVPTGEIRVNDRRVTIRTPAHAVNNGIGYLSEDRKRFGLATGMDVESNVVMSNLPNYLAMKLMLRKRAIRDTAGRFIRMLNIRTPSATQEVRLLSGGNQQKIVIAKWLDRDCDILFFDEPTRGIDIGAKNEIYRLLRALADQGKAIVMISSELPEIIRMSDRIVVMCEGRITGELSPDEATQERIMQLATQRETMKAG from the coding sequence ATGAGCGCGCCGCTCATCTCCGTTCACGGCCTGTGCAAGAGCTTCCCCGGTGTGCGGGCGCTGCACAATGTCAGGTTCGAGCTGCTCGCCGGCGAGGTTCATGCCGTGATGGGCGAGAACGGCGCCGGCAAGTCGACCCTGATGAAGATCCTCGCCGGCGTCTACCGCAAGGATAGCGGCGAGATTCTCTATGACGGTGCGAGCGTCGATTTTCCGGGCCCGCGCGAGGCGCAGACCGCCGGCATCGGCATCATTCATCAGGAGCTGCAGCTGATGAACCACCTCACGGTGGCGCAGAACATCTTCATCGGGCGCGAGCCGATGAAGGCGTTCGGGCTGCTGCTGGATGAGGACAGGCTGAACCGCCAGGCGGCCGAGCTGCTCGCCCAGCTCAATCTGGCGATCGACCCGCGCACCGTTGTCGGCGGGCTGACGGTCGCCAAGCAGCAGATGGTCGAGATCGCCAAGGCTCTGTCGTTCAACTCGCGCGTCCTGATCATGGACGAGCCGACGGCCGCGCTGAACAACCGTGAGATCGCCGAGCTGTTCAAGATGATCCGAGCGCTGAAGGCGCGCGGCGTCGGCATCGTCTACATCTCGCACAAGATGGACGAGCTGAAGCAGATCTCCGATCGTGTCACCGTGCTGCGCGACGGCGAATATGTCGCCACCCTGCCGACCGCCACGACGCCGATCGACACGATCATCGGCATGATGGTCGGCCGTGCCTTGAGCGACGCGCGCATCATCGGCGCAGCACCGCCCGGCGACGTCGCACTCGAGGTGCGCCATCTCAATTGCGGGCCGCTGGTGCGCGACGTCAGCTTCACCTTACGCAAGGGCGAGATTCTCGGCTTCGCCGGCCTGATGGGCGCCGGCCGCACCGAGGTCGCGCGCGCGATCTTCGGCGCCGATGCGGTGCCCACCGGCGAGATCCGCGTCAACGACCGCCGGGTGACGATCCGAACGCCGGCGCATGCGGTCAACAACGGCATCGGCTATCTCTCCGAGGATCGCAAGCGCTTCGGGCTCGCCACCGGCATGGACGTCGAGTCCAACGTCGTGATGTCGAATCTTCCGAACTATCTCGCGATGAAGCTCATGCTGCGCAAGCGCGCGATCCGCGACACCGCCGGCCGCTTCATCCGGATGCTGAACATCCGCACGCCCTCGGCGACGCAGGAGGTGCGGCTGCTGTCCGGCGGCAACCAGCAGAAGATCGTGATCGCCAAATGGCTCGATCGCGATTGCGACATCCTGTTCTTCGACGAGCCCACGCGCGGCATCGACATCGGCGCCAAGAACGAGATCTACCGGCTGCTGCGCGCGCTCGCCGACCAGGGCAAGGCGATCGTGATGATCTCCTCGGAGCTGCCGGAGATCATCAGGATGAGCGATCGCATCGTCGTGATGTGCGAAGGCCGTATCACCGGCGAATTGTCGCCGGACGAGGCCACGCAGGAGCGGATCATGCAGCTGGCGACCCAGCGCGAAACCATGAAGGCAGGCTGA
- the leuB gene encoding 3-isopropylmalate dehydrogenase translates to MATQKLLLLPGDGIGPEVMAEVKRLIGWLNGKGLASFETEEGLVGGSAYDAHGASISEADMDKAKAADAIIFGAVGGPKWDGVPYEVRPEAGLLRLRKDLGLFANLRPAVCYPALADASSLKRELVEGLDIMIVRELTGGVYFGEPKTITDLGNGQKRAVDTQVYDTYEIERIARVAFDLARKRKNKVTSMEKRNVMKSGVLWNEVVTAVHAREYKDVTLEHQLADSGGMNLVKYPKMFDVIVTDNLFGDMLSDIAAMLTGSLGMLPSASLGEVDAKTHKRRALYEPVHGSAPDIAGKGLANPIAMLTSFGMALRYSFDMGALADKLDAAIAAVLASGLRTADIKAEGSTPASTTQMGEAIIKELEKLTA, encoded by the coding sequence ATGGCGACCCAGAAGCTCCTGCTGCTGCCCGGCGACGGCATCGGCCCCGAAGTGATGGCCGAGGTGAAGCGGCTGATCGGCTGGCTGAATGGCAAGGGGCTGGCCTCGTTCGAGACCGAAGAGGGCCTGGTCGGCGGCTCCGCCTATGACGCGCACGGCGCCTCGATCTCCGAGGCCGACATGGACAAGGCCAAGGCGGCCGACGCCATCATCTTCGGCGCCGTCGGCGGTCCGAAGTGGGACGGCGTGCCCTACGAGGTCCGCCCCGAAGCCGGCCTCTTGCGCCTGCGCAAGGATCTCGGCCTGTTCGCCAATCTGCGTCCCGCCGTGTGCTATCCGGCGCTCGCCGATGCCTCCAGCCTGAAGCGCGAGCTCGTCGAGGGCCTCGACATCATGATCGTGCGCGAGCTCACCGGCGGCGTGTATTTCGGCGAGCCGAAGACCATCACCGATCTCGGCAACGGCCAGAAGCGCGCCGTCGATACCCAGGTCTACGACACCTATGAGATCGAGCGCATCGCCCGCGTCGCCTTCGATCTCGCGCGCAAGCGCAAGAACAAGGTGACGTCGATGGAGAAGCGCAACGTCATGAAGTCGGGCGTGCTCTGGAACGAGGTCGTCACGGCGGTCCATGCGCGCGAGTACAAGGACGTCACGCTCGAGCACCAGCTCGCCGATTCCGGCGGCATGAACCTGGTGAAATACCCGAAGATGTTCGACGTCATCGTCACCGACAATCTGTTCGGCGACATGCTCTCGGACATCGCGGCGATGCTGACCGGCTCGCTCGGCATGCTGCCGTCGGCCTCGCTCGGCGAGGTCGACGCCAAGACCCACAAGCGCCGCGCCCTGTACGAGCCGGTGCATGGCTCGGCCCCCGACATCGCCGGCAAGGGCCTCGCCAACCCGATCGCGATGCTGACCTCGTTCGGCATGGCGCTGCGCTACTCCTTCGACATGGGCGCCCTCGCCGACAAGCTCGACGCCGCCATCGCCGCCGTGCTGGCATCAGGCCTGCGCACGGCCGACATCAAGGCCGAGGGCTCGACGCCCGCTTCGACCACGCAGATGGGCGAAGCGATCATCAAGGAGCTGGAGAAGCTCACGGCGTAG
- a CDS encoding YbfB/YjiJ family MFS transporter, translating to MPNSPSASTPGHPALTNLTLSLGPIIGLGIGRFAYALVLPDMRDTLQWSYSAAGFMNTVNAAGYLIGALIASHTARRFGGLAAVRGGTVAALASLIVCAMTSDFVALSLARLVTGIGAGVALVVGGALAARVALARPAQASFVLSLFYAGPPLGIVISGLIAPFVLQAFGPGSWWIVWAVLAGVGVVLIVPLLLMRLPSDAAMPETRADRVSLRPMAIYLFGYFLYGAGYIAYLTFMIAYVRDLGGGAAAQSGFWCLIGFAGFTTPWVWRRVIALDRGGWPTALILTVNAIGAALPSLSHSPMMLTLSAAVFGIAFSTVTTATTAFVRFNLPQAAWPRAIAALTISFGVGQTLGPFAVGAITDAMGSLTYALNVSAALLLLGAVMAAMQGKLKRTDRA from the coding sequence TTGCCAAACTCCCCATCCGCCTCGACTCCGGGCCATCCGGCGTTGACCAATCTGACGCTGTCGCTCGGGCCGATCATCGGTCTGGGCATCGGCCGTTTCGCCTATGCGCTGGTGCTGCCCGACATGCGCGACACGCTGCAATGGTCGTATTCGGCAGCCGGCTTCATGAACACGGTCAATGCCGCCGGCTACCTGATCGGCGCGCTGATCGCTTCGCACACGGCGCGGCGGTTCGGGGGACTGGCCGCCGTGCGCGGCGGCACGGTGGCCGCGCTGGCGTCTCTCATCGTCTGCGCCATGACGAGCGACTTCGTTGCGCTGAGCCTGGCACGGCTGGTGACGGGAATCGGCGCCGGCGTGGCCCTCGTCGTCGGAGGTGCGCTCGCGGCGCGGGTCGCCTTGGCGCGGCCGGCGCAGGCGAGCTTCGTGCTCAGCCTGTTCTATGCCGGGCCGCCGCTCGGCATCGTCATCTCCGGCCTGATCGCACCGTTCGTGCTGCAGGCGTTCGGGCCGGGATCATGGTGGATCGTGTGGGCGGTGCTCGCAGGCGTCGGCGTGGTGCTGATCGTGCCGCTGCTGCTGATGCGCCTGCCGTCCGACGCGGCCATGCCGGAGACCCGCGCGGACCGCGTGTCGCTGCGACCGATGGCGATCTATCTGTTCGGCTACTTCCTCTATGGCGCCGGCTATATCGCCTATCTGACTTTCATGATCGCCTATGTCCGCGATCTCGGCGGCGGTGCGGCCGCGCAATCCGGCTTCTGGTGCCTGATTGGCTTCGCCGGTTTCACCACACCCTGGGTGTGGCGCAGGGTGATTGCGCTCGACCGCGGCGGCTGGCCGACCGCGCTGATTCTCACGGTGAACGCGATCGGCGCAGCGCTGCCTTCGCTCAGCCATTCACCCATGATGCTGACCTTGTCGGCCGCGGTATTCGGCATCGCGTTCTCGACGGTGACCACGGCGACGACCGCCTTCGTGCGCTTCAACCTGCCGCAGGCGGCGTGGCCGCGCGCGATCGCCGCGCTGACCATCTCGTTCGGCGTCGGCCAGACGCTCGGCCCGTTCGCGGTCGGCGCGATCACCGATGCGATGGGAAGTTTGACCTACGCGCTCAACGTGTCAGCGGCGTTGCTGCTGCTCGGCGCGGTGATGGCTGCGATGCAGGGGAAGCTGAAGCGCACAGACCGCGCCTAA
- a CDS encoding molybdopterin-binding protein, whose amino-acid sequence MAKRPFLIPGVDKRLLIKDSIKTMPDLTRRRFITGGASLGALTLLTGCDVVDSDSAEELLKKVSKFNDAVQSWIFNPDALAPTFPESAITKPFPFNAYYTLDEAPEIDAADWKLEVRGLVDNKKSWTLDELHALPQVTQITRHICVEGWSAIGSWTGTPLRDFLKLVGADTRAKYVWFNCADAQGYNSPLDMRTALHPQTQMTFKFADQILPRAYGYPMKIRVPTKLGFKNPKYVVAMEVTNDYKGGYWEDQGYNSFSGS is encoded by the coding sequence ATGGCCAAGCGTCCGTTCCTCATTCCCGGCGTCGACAAGCGGCTCCTGATCAAAGATTCGATCAAGACGATGCCGGATCTCACCCGCCGCCGCTTCATCACCGGCGGCGCCAGCCTGGGCGCGCTGACCCTGCTGACCGGCTGCGACGTCGTCGATAGCGACAGCGCCGAGGAGCTGCTCAAGAAGGTGTCGAAGTTCAATGACGCGGTTCAGTCCTGGATCTTCAATCCCGACGCGCTGGCGCCGACCTTCCCGGAGAGCGCGATCACAAAACCGTTCCCGTTCAATGCCTACTACACGCTCGACGAGGCGCCGGAGATCGACGCCGCCGACTGGAAGCTCGAGGTACGCGGCCTCGTCGACAACAAGAAGTCGTGGACGCTCGACGAGCTGCACGCGCTGCCGCAGGTCACGCAGATCACGCGCCACATCTGCGTCGAGGGCTGGAGCGCGATCGGCTCCTGGACCGGCACGCCGCTGCGCGACTTCCTCAAGCTGGTCGGCGCGGATACCAGGGCGAAATATGTCTGGTTCAACTGCGCCGATGCGCAAGGCTACAATTCGCCGCTGGACATGCGCACCGCGCTGCATCCGCAGACCCAGATGACCTTCAAGTTCGCCGACCAGATCCTGCCGCGCGCCTATGGCTACCCGATGAAGATCCGCGTCCCCACCAAGCTTGGCTTCAAGAACCCCAAATACGTCGTCGCGATGGAAGTCACCAACGACTACAAGGGCGGCTATTGGGAGGACCAGGGGTACAACTCGTTCAGCGGGAGCTGA
- a CDS encoding cytochrome b/b6 domain-containing protein, with protein sequence MSSIAATDTTISTEKAKVIQPAWVRIMHWINAVAMILMIMSGWQIYNASPLFDFRFDRSITLGGWLGGALLWHFAAMWLLMLNGLAYLVTGLAAGRFRRKLLPLSPSAVISDLKAALTFKLSHGDLTVYNAVQKLLYLGIILVGIVVVLSGLSIWKPVQLHWLVTLFGDYPAARYVHFICMALICAFLVIHILLALLVPKSLRAMIIGR encoded by the coding sequence ATGTCCAGCATCGCCGCCACCGACACGACGATCAGCACCGAAAAAGCCAAGGTGATCCAGCCGGCCTGGGTGCGCATCATGCACTGGATCAACGCCGTCGCGATGATCCTGATGATCATGTCGGGCTGGCAGATCTACAACGCCTCGCCGCTGTTCGATTTCCGCTTCGACCGCAGCATCACCTTGGGCGGCTGGCTCGGCGGCGCGCTGCTGTGGCACTTCGCCGCGATGTGGCTCTTGATGCTCAACGGCCTCGCCTATCTCGTCACCGGCCTTGCCGCCGGCCGGTTCCGCCGCAAGCTGCTGCCGCTCTCGCCGTCCGCGGTGATCTCCGACCTCAAGGCCGCACTGACCTTCAAGCTCTCGCATGGCGATCTCACCGTCTACAATGCGGTGCAGAAGCTGCTCTATCTCGGCATCATCCTGGTCGGCATCGTCGTGGTGCTGTCGGGCTTGTCGATCTGGAAGCCGGTGCAGTTGCACTGGCTGGTGACCTTGTTCGGCGACTACCCGGCGGCGCGCTACGTTCATTTCATCTGCATGGCGCTGATCTGCGCCTTCCTGGTCATCCACATCCTGCTCGCGCTGCTGGTGCCGAAAAGCCTGCGCGCGATGATCATCGGCCGCTGA
- a CDS encoding fasciclin domain-containing protein has translation MSKRIAFLAAAAFSALSLTSIAIAPARAEEKTVMVGGAAMYPSKNIVQNAVNSKDHTTLVAAVKAAGLVQTLEGKGPFTVFAPTNTAFGKLPAGTVDTLVKPENKATLTKILTYHVVPGKLEAADLKDGQTLKTVEGEQLTVKREGKNVMIVDAKGGTSMVTIPNVNQSNGVIHVVDTVLMPAS, from the coding sequence ATGTCCAAGCGCATTGCCTTCCTCGCTGCCGCCGCCTTCAGCGCGCTGTCGCTGACCTCGATCGCCATTGCGCCCGCGCGCGCCGAGGAGAAGACCGTGATGGTCGGAGGCGCGGCGATGTATCCGTCGAAGAACATCGTGCAGAACGCCGTCAACTCGAAGGATCACACCACGCTCGTCGCCGCGGTGAAGGCCGCCGGCTTGGTGCAGACGCTGGAAGGCAAGGGTCCGTTCACGGTGTTCGCGCCGACCAACACCGCCTTCGGCAAGCTGCCGGCCGGCACCGTCGACACGCTGGTGAAGCCGGAGAACAAGGCGACCCTGACCAAGATCCTCACCTACCACGTGGTGCCCGGCAAGCTCGAGGCCGCCGACCTGAAGGACGGCCAGACGCTGAAGACGGTCGAGGGCGAGCAGCTCACCGTCAAGCGCGAAGGCAAGAACGTCATGATCGTCGACGCCAAGGGCGGCACCTCGATGGTCACCATCCCGAACGTCAACCAGTCCAACGGCGTGATCCACGTGGTCGACACCGTGCTGATGCCGGCGTCGTAA
- a CDS encoding DNA topoisomerase IB, with product MMDQQNFEGSRVGAADAEVALAKALGQWPPKPARRKLTLKDLAHAKTANAQANAKTTVEELAKRIGLKLGDQSELTIRRIKRGKSYTFIRANGTQIRHAGTIRRLHAMAVPPAYREVRYAPDPSMHLQAVGIDAAGRLQYRYHTDWEKVREHRKAHRLAKLVGALPRIRRAVSKHLASDEPTREFALAAVIELIARTAIRPGSESYARLNGTRGAATLLKSNVILEDDSLVLTFKAKGGKAVRKECDAAKLVRAVGILRGLPGRRMFQYRDVQGVVRAVSTTQVNAFLREIAGIKISAKDFRTLMASAVALETLSRITPAESARGRKKQILEAIRAAADELTNTPAICRKSYVHDTIVTAFEDGILERFAATMKGQRSQTKREQLLAQVVTAVSA from the coding sequence ATGATGGACCAGCAGAATTTCGAGGGCTCCCGGGTCGGCGCGGCCGACGCCGAGGTCGCGCTCGCAAAAGCGCTGGGCCAGTGGCCGCCGAAGCCGGCGCGCCGCAAGCTGACGCTGAAGGATCTCGCCCACGCCAAGACCGCGAATGCGCAGGCCAATGCCAAGACCACGGTCGAGGAATTGGCCAAGCGCATTGGGCTCAAGCTCGGGGATCAGAGCGAGCTGACCATCCGCCGCATCAAGCGCGGCAAGAGCTACACCTTCATCCGCGCCAACGGCACCCAGATCCGCCATGCCGGCACCATCCGCCGGCTGCATGCGATGGCGGTGCCGCCGGCCTATCGCGAGGTGCGTTACGCGCCCGACCCGAGCATGCATCTGCAGGCGGTCGGCATCGATGCCGCCGGGCGGCTGCAATACCGCTATCACACCGATTGGGAGAAGGTGCGCGAGCATCGCAAGGCGCATCGCCTGGCCAAGCTCGTCGGCGCGCTGCCGCGCATCCGTCGTGCGGTGTCGAAACATCTCGCCAGCGACGAGCCGACGCGCGAATTCGCGCTGGCTGCCGTCATCGAGCTGATCGCGCGCACCGCGATTCGCCCCGGCAGCGAGTCCTATGCGCGGCTCAACGGCACGCGCGGCGCCGCGACGCTGTTGAAGTCGAACGTCATTCTGGAAGACGACAGTCTGGTGCTGACCTTCAAGGCCAAGGGCGGCAAAGCGGTGCGCAAGGAGTGCGACGCTGCCAAGCTGGTGCGCGCCGTCGGCATCCTGCGTGGCCTTCCTGGACGGCGCATGTTCCAATATCGCGACGTGCAGGGCGTGGTGCGCGCCGTCTCGACCACCCAGGTGAACGCGTTCCTGCGCGAGATCGCCGGCATCAAGATCTCGGCCAAGGATTTCCGCACGCTGATGGCCTCCGCCGTCGCGCTCGAGACCCTGTCGCGGATCACGCCGGCGGAAAGCGCGCGCGGCCGCAAGAAGCAGATCCTGGAAGCGATCCGGGCCGCCGCCGACGAGCTCACCAACACGCCAGCGATCTGCCGCAAGAGCTACGTGCACGACACCATCGTCACCGCGTTCGAGGACGGCATCCTCGAACGCTTCGCCGCCACCATGAAGGGCCAGCGCTCGCAGACCAAGCGCGAGCAGCTCCTGGCGCAGGTGGTGACGGCCGTCTCGGCGTGA